The genome window GACCGTCGTTTGAAGAAAAATCGAAGAAGAATAAGGCAGCCGGCTCACGAGGGATTGGGGGCGACAAAGACCAGCACTTTCAGCCGGGCGCTGGTATGATTGGTCACGCCGTGCGGCTCGCCGGCCGGAGCCAGCGTTCCCTGTCCCGGACCTAATACCTGCGTGTCTGATCCGACCGTGAAGGTGCCCTGCCCTTCCAGCACCACATAAACCTTGTCCTGATCGCCATGCACATGGCCTTTCTGTTCCTGCCCCGGCTCGAAGCAGTACACGTCGCAGAAAAACCGGGGCGTCTGAAAGATATTGTTCTTCTTCATCTTCTCCAGGCTAAACTGCGAATAATCCGAAAGATTGATGACCTTCATGCCCTTCCGCTCCTGACGTTGAATAGTTATCAGTCTTCAGCTATTGGCCATCAGACATCAGCTATCAGCTATTAGCTATCAGCAAGTTTATTGCTGTCGGCCGAAAGCTGACGGCTGATCGCTTGTAGTTCGTTGCTTCTCGATTCTCCGAACGATCGAATCCACCGGTACCAGGTGGCGGGACACCCCCAAGTCCTTCGCCGGCACACCCATCGCGAGCCCGAGCAACTGCGGCAAGTGCAGGATGGGTAACTGCAGATTCGCGTTGACCGCCTTTCCGGCCCGGTCCTGGTAGATGTCCAAGCTCATGTGGCACAAGGGACAGGGCGTGACCATGAAGTCCGCCCCTTCATCCTTCGCCTCCTTCATGTTCGTTCCCGCCATCGCCACCGCGATCGCTTCTTTTTCCAGAATGATCGGAAAGCCGCAACAGTTGGTTCGCCCGGCATAGACGACCGGTTCGCCGCCCACGGCCTTGATGACCTTCTCCAGCGATCTGGGATTTTCGGGGTCGTCGAATCCGAGATCCCAGGAGGGTCGAAGAATATAGCATCCATAAAAAGGAGCGATATGGAAGTCGCTCAAGGGGATCCGGACTTCCCGGGTCAACCGCGGCAAGCCTACTTCCCGCACGACGACCCAGAGCAGATGTTTGACCTGGACGGTGCCCCGATACGTGATACCGTCCTGAGCGAGCAACTTGTTGATCCGGTCCAGGAGCGCCGGGTCCGATTTCAGCCGTTTGTTGGCGGGGCCCATGACGCCCTGGCAGGTGCCGCAGATCGTCATGACATCCAGCCCAAGCTGCTCGGCTTGCGCGAACGTCCTGGCGTTCAGCGCGAGCGCGACCTCGGGATCCGCCTCGGTGACCACACCCGCGCCGCAACAGGAAGCCGCCGCCAACTCCACCACCTCGATGCCCAGCCGGCCGATGATCGCCATCGTGGACTGATACAATTCCGGCGTGGCGCCCTTCGCCGCACAGCCGGGAAACAACGCATATCGCAGGGCCATCGAGACTCCTCTGTTCAGCGTTCCGGTTCGGCCGTCAATGTCTGTACGGCCGGTGCAACCTCGGCAACAGGGATGTTATCGCGCTCATGGTTCGAGGCAAGATCTTCTCGGCCGTCCCTCTTACCGCTACGGTGGAGTATACCGGGCATGGACACCGAAGTCACCGGCGTGCTCAAGGCTCAACGCGACTCATTGGACCAACCGGAGCAACTACGAGCTTGCAAGAGCTCATCAAGAGGAGTATCTTGGAGCCGCAGCGGGGAAAAGAAACCATGACGGACCACGGATGTCGGTTCGATCATCGGGTGCCCGATACGGATTGGGCGGAAGTGCTCTCCCACCCCGATCGCCGTTCGCTTGCCGTCGGCCATCTGAAGGATGTGAGCGAAGGCGGCCTCTCGCTGCATTTGCCTCTGTGCCTCCCGTCCGGGTCTCGCATTCACGTCAAGCTCTCGCGCATGACCAACGGAGTGATCCGGCATTTTGAATTCGCCGGCACCATCGTGCACGTGGAAACCTCCGGCCAAGGATACACGCATGGCGTCAAGTTCGGCGAGATGACGCCGGCTCAGCAGACGGCATTGACCGATTATCTGTGTCAGGTCGAGTGGCAGTATCGGATGGCATCGTAACCGGTCGGGCCGCACTGCGCACCCGGCCAGCCCGACCCCATGTCGGGCTTTAACAAGGAGGGGGTCGCATGATGAAAGACCTGAATCCCCCGGACCACAACGGCCCGGCGGCGGCAGCGCTCGCCTCACGAGATGAAGCTTTCCGATTGAGTGGCGGAATGTGAACGGACTCCATGGCGCGTCTACGCCTCAGGTCGACGGGTGTTCGGCCAATCCGGCGGAGTCGGAAGACCGATGGTTCGGTCGTTCCATTCACGCTATCACGCGAACGGATAGATTTCACTCTCTGTTGATCGCCGGGTCTCGCAAGAACCGAGCGACGGTCACATCCAACACAGTTAGCAGGCGCCCGAAGCGCCAAACCGGGGGTCATCGGCGTCGATGGCCCCTTTTTTGTTGGTCTCCCACCGAAGGTTCGCCCGTCCCTGAGAACGAGCCACAATAACGCGGTCTTGGCGGCTTGATCGGGATCATCAGCGGCTAAGGTTTTTGGCCATTCAGCCGAGAAGAGTCTGTGCCGAACTCGGTTGACAATCAACAAACTGGGACGAATCAGGGGGAGCTATGCCGGCTGGATCGGACCATCCCGCCACTGCTCAGGCGATACAACAATTGGAGCAGCAGTTAGCCCGGCGGATCGAGAGCGGAGCAGTCGACCTTCCTCTTTTGCCGCAGGTGGCCAGCCGGGTGATGGTGTTGGCCAACGATCCGTCAGCCGATGCGGCTCGTCTATCCGCGTTGATTCACCAGGACCAGGCATTGGCCGCCCACGTCCTCAGAATCGCCAACTCCCCGGCCTACATGCCGCGTACGCCGATCGTCTCGCTGCAGCATGCGGTCGCCATGTTGGGAATGGCTCTTCTGTCTGAGATTGCGTTTACGGCTTCGCTTAAAGCGGGCGCCTACCAGGTGCCGGGGTACGAAGCGGAAGTACGACAACTATGGCGACATGCGTTGGGCAGCGGCGCGTACGCCAAAGAAATCGCCCGGCTGCGCCGGCACAACGTCGAGAGCGCCTACCTCTGCGGATTGCTGCACGCCATCGGTAAACCAGTCGTGTTGCGAATGGTGGCCATGCTGTCAAAGGAATATCAGGTACCGGTGGAGCGCGACACCCTCATGATCCTATTGGAAGGTTACCATGCCCGCGTAGGCACCATGATCGCCGAAAAGTGGGGTCTGCCTAAGCAAGTGGCGGAAGCTATCGCCTATTCCGCGTGCTATGACCAGGCACCGACCTTTCGCCAGGAAGTGATGATTACCTGCCTGGCCGACCGGCTGGCGACCTATGTGCTGGAAGCGGATGTCTTCGACGATCTCACCGTTTGTGACCATCCGGTTTTCGGCGATCTGAATCTCTATCCCAACGACGTGGATACCTTGCTGAATGCCAGAGACAGGATTCTCGCCGTCGTGGAGGCGATGACCGTATGAGCGCTGTGGCTCAGTTTGACCTCCTCGTGATCGGCAGCGGACCGGCCGGCCAAAAGGCAGCGATACAAGGGGCCAAGGCCGGTCAGCGCGTGGCCATGATCGAACGCGAGCCGGGCATCGGCGGGGCTTGTGTCTATCGAGGGACGATTCCCAGCAAGACCCTCCGTGAGACTGCCTTGCAATTGGAGCGGCTGAAACGATCGGCGGCGGTGTTTGAATTCCGGCTGCGACAAGACGCGGCGGTGTCAGTCCTGATGCACCGCATGGATGAGGTGGTCAAGGCACACGCCGCCTATATGAGCGAACAACTCGCCCGAAACGGCGTGTCCCGCTTCCACGGGCGCGCGCGATTCTTGTCGGACCGGCTTGTGGAGATGCTGTCGGTGGACGGCGCCAAGCAGCGATTCACCGCCGAGACGATCGTGATCGCCACCGGTTCGCGGCCTCGTGCCCCGCGGGACATCGTCATCGATCATGAGAACATTCTCGACAGCGACTCGATTCTCTCGATGATCTATTTGCCTCGAACGCTGACCGTTCTGGGCGGAGGCGTCGTCGCGTCGGAGTATGCGTCGATCTTCAGCCTCCTGGGTGTGGAGGTGACCATGATCGATCGGGCCGAGCGCCCTGTGCAATTTCTCGATCGGGAAATCGTCGGGAAATTTGTACAGAGCTTTGAAAGGCAAGGCGGGCGTTATTGTGGGCGGCAGACAGTGACCGACGTCCGATGGGACGGCGTCTCGCAAGTGGTCACGACATTGGCTGACGGCCGGAGGATCACGAGCGACAAGCTGTTGGTCGCGCTGGGACGGCAGCCGAACCTGGAAGACCTCAATCTGCGGGCCGCCGGACTCGCGCTGACCGAAAAGGGTACCCTGGCTGTCAATGCCTATTGCCAGACGGTGGTACCACACATTTATGCTGTGGGCGACGCGATTGGACCGCCAGGCCTCGCTTCCTGCGCGATGGAACAGGGCCGGCGCGCGGTCTGCCATGCCCTGGGCCTACCGGTCAGCAGCATGCCGGAGACCATTCCTCTCGGCGTTTACACGATTCCGGAAATGGCCAGCGTGGGGCTGGACGAAGCTGCCGCGACCAAACAGCATGGCGCGCCGATGGTGGGTCGAGCACGATTCGACGAAGTCGCACGCGGTCAGATATCTGGCATCTGCGACGGGTTACTGAAGATCGTCGCCGATCCCGCAGGCGAGCGCCTACTGGGCGTGCAGATCGTCGGGGAAGGCGCGACCGAACTGATCCATCTCGGCCAAATGGCCTTGCAGAACGGCACTAAGATCGACGCCTTCGTCGAGAGCATCTTCAATTTCCCGACATTAGCCGAAGCGTACCGCGTAGCTGCCCTCGACATCATGGGGCAACGCTGCAAGCGGGCGGGGCAGGCTCTTCAGACGTAAAGGTTTTGACTGCCCTGGTTCCCGTATGCCTTAAGACCTCAATTCTCGTCCCTGCCTGTGGTGTTTGACTCCCCCATCGGTCTTGGGATACCCTCCTCGCCAGCTTGGGTGATTAACTTCACCATCTACGCCAGATGATTTCCATGAATCGGGCGCAGCGAAGGAGACTCGAAAAACTCCAAGGGAAGCCGGGTCCTTCGCGGGACAGTTTCGCTGTCGCCACGCTGCTGGACGAAGCTAAGTCCCACCACCAGGCCGGGCGTTTGCAGGAAGCCGAGCATGCCTATCGGCTCGTTCTCCAGATGAGCCCCGAACACCCGGAAGCGCTGCATGCCCTGGGTCTTCTCGCTTACCGTGTGGGCAAGCTCGACCTAGCAGGCGAGCTGCTGGGCCGCGCGGTTCAGCAACATCACGACCATCCGCTGTATTGCTTCAATTTCGGCGTCGTGCTGCAACGGGCCGGGCGGTTCGAAGAAGCCATCTCGGCCTATCAGCGCGCCATTTCCGCAAAGCCCGAGTACGTCGAGGCTCTGACCAACTTGGGCAATGTCTACAAAGAGCTCGGCCAACTCGCCCGAGCCGAGCAAGCGTATCGGAAAGCGCTACGCGTCAATCCGAGCTACGCGGACGCGTACAATAATCTTGGCGCGGTCCTCAAAGAGCAAGGCCTGGTGGATCAGGCCATTGACGCCTATCGGCAAGCTCTCGCAGTCAAGCCGGGACACGTGGAGGCCTACAACAACCTGGGCTTGGCGTTGATGGAGCGGGGCGAGTGGGAGAAAGCCGCGGCGGCGTTCGAACAGGCGCTCCGGTCGATGCCGGGCTATGTCAAGGCGACGTACAACCTCGGCATCGTGTCCATCTGGAGAGGGCAATTCGACCGGGCCCTGTCTTGTCTCGACGAGTCCGCCCGGGTGAAACAGGATCATGGGCGTCGCGTGACGGAGATCCTGGTTTCCAAGTCCCGGCTCAGACATGATGCGGAGCAGATTCAGTATCTGTTCAAGCTAGGCATTCTAGGGCACGATCATGCGGTCTACCGCGACGCCCTGAGGCGGCTGGATCAACAGGCTCGCGAGAGCGCCTCAACGGCAACCCGCATCCGCCTCGATCAACGGGACCTGGACCTCGTGGCACCGTCGTTCAACCGGGTGCTCCACCGCGCGGCCTGCGAACGGCTGCCAGGCGGCGCGGTGAACCCCGATCTGGATGTCGAGGCCATCGAAGCCCGCTACAACGCCAAACGGCCGGAGATCATCTACATCGATGATCTGCTCACCGGCGAGGCGCTGACCGCCATGCGCCGGTTTTGCCTGGAATCGACGATCTGGAAGAAAGATTACGAAAACGGCTACCTCGGCGCGTTTCTGGGCGACGGCTTTGCGACGCCGCTGCTCCTGCAGATCGCCGAAGAACTGCGGCTCAAGTTTCCGGGCATTTTCAAGCAGCACCGGCTCACCCAGGCCTGGGCGTTCAAATACGACAGCCGGCGGCGGGGGCTCAACGTGCACGCCGACGCGGCCGCCGTCAACGTGAACTTCTGGATCACACCGGACGAAGCCAACCTGGATCCCGAGACCGGGGGGCTGGTGGTGTGGGACAAAGAAGCGCCCCGCGACTGGAACTTCAGGGAATACAACAACGACAGGAACCGGCAGAAGATTTTCGATTGGCTCGCGAGCGCCGGTGCCAAAGCGGTGCGGATTCCCTACCGCGCGAACCGGGCCGTCGTCTTCAACTCCGACCTCTTCCACGAGACAGACCGGTTCTCCTTCAAAGACGAGTACGCAAGCCGCCGAATCAACATCACGCTTCTGTACGGCCACCGGCTGAACGCCTAATGACGCAAGGACATGACGAAAGAGAGCGCCGGAAAGCAGAGAGCCTTCGGTTACGAAGGCCCTCCGCTTCCTTCCTTGGCGAGCTGAATCGTGACTTCCAACCCGGTGGGGGGATCCTTCAACCTCACGGACATCCCGTCGATTGATGCGACAAGAAACGCTCCATCCAGCGTATCTCCCAACCTGATGATGTAGATCTCGCGATCTTTCCCAATAAACGCGCGCCGCTCCCCATCCCGTGTCAGATATCCGAAATACCGATACTGCGCCAGTCGTTCGCGCAAGTGCTTGCGCTTCTGTTCCTCTCGTTCCCGGGCCTGTTGGGCCGCGAGCTCCTCCGGCGAGGGTGGCGGAGGAGTGACGGGCTTCGGCGTTGGCTGGGAGACGGCCGCGGCTGGTGGCGTCGATAGCGTTGCCCGCGCCACGGCTGAACGAGAAATCGGTGCTGCCGGCGGTTCGTAGGGTGCAAAGATGTTTCTCTTGGGCACGATCGGGGCTTGATGAGCCTTGGTCCGGATCGGTTTGACGATCACTTGCCCATTCGCCGCCGACCGGGTCGGCGCCACGGGTTGACCCGATGTGAACCTCAACGGCACCTGCTGCGGGTCTTCCGCAGTCATCCAGCGCATGGTGATCAGGGCGACCCAGGCCACGCCCAACGCCACGAGGGCTTGCCATTTCCTTTGCTCCGTCATGACATTCCTGCCGTGGACACCTGCGGCCGCAAGAAAGTCGCCACGCGGACGTTGAAGACCACCAGCGTCGAGGCAGACCGCTCGGACTTCGAGGCCCTGGTCGCGTCGAGGCTTTCAATGACTAAGTAGGGATCGGTCGTTTCCAGTCGATGAATGAAGCGATAAATCGCGGCATAGTCCCCGGTTGCCTTGAAGGAGAGCGAGGCTTTGACCGGCAAGCCCTCCTCGCCTTTCTGCGACGCATATGTCATGCCGGGAATCGACACCTGTTCCGCTCGCCCGAGTTCCGAGATTGCCATCGCCAGCGCGGCGAACTGATGTTGTGTCGGCAGCACCAGCCAGACGTTCTCCAATTCTCGTTGCGCAGTCCGTATCTGTTCTTGCGTCTTGCGTGCAG of Nitrospirota bacterium contains these proteins:
- a CDS encoding HDOD domain-containing protein, which codes for MPAGSDHPATAQAIQQLEQQLARRIESGAVDLPLLPQVASRVMVLANDPSADAARLSALIHQDQALAAHVLRIANSPAYMPRTPIVSLQHAVAMLGMALLSEIAFTASLKAGAYQVPGYEAEVRQLWRHALGSGAYAKEIARLRRHNVESAYLCGLLHAIGKPVVLRMVAMLSKEYQVPVERDTLMILLEGYHARVGTMIAEKWGLPKQVAEAIAYSACYDQAPTFRQEVMITCLADRLATYVLEADVFDDLTVCDHPVFGDLNLYPNDVDTLLNARDRILAVVEAMTV
- the sthA gene encoding Si-specific NAD(P)(+) transhydrogenase; its protein translation is MSAVAQFDLLVIGSGPAGQKAAIQGAKAGQRVAMIEREPGIGGACVYRGTIPSKTLRETALQLERLKRSAAVFEFRLRQDAAVSVLMHRMDEVVKAHAAYMSEQLARNGVSRFHGRARFLSDRLVEMLSVDGAKQRFTAETIVIATGSRPRAPRDIVIDHENILDSDSILSMIYLPRTLTVLGGGVVASEYASIFSLLGVEVTMIDRAERPVQFLDREIVGKFVQSFERQGGRYCGRQTVTDVRWDGVSQVVTTLADGRRITSDKLLVALGRQPNLEDLNLRAAGLALTEKGTLAVNAYCQTVVPHIYAVGDAIGPPGLASCAMEQGRRAVCHALGLPVSSMPETIPLGVYTIPEMASVGLDEAAATKQHGAPMVGRARFDEVARGQISGICDGLLKIVADPAGERLLGVQIVGEGATELIHLGQMALQNGTKIDAFVESIFNFPTLAEAYRVAALDIMGQRCKRAGQALQT
- the pilO gene encoding type 4a pilus biogenesis protein PilO, producing MALFGLTVPSVSRPAQWALVSLALVTVLSLGMSAGISSLWLAPAEERLARAEAAYHAGKQDQVKLQAARKTQEQIRTAQRELENVWLVLPTQHQFAALAMAISELGRAEQVSIPGMTYASQKGEEGLPVKASLSFKATGDYAAIYRFIHRLETTDPYLVIESLDATRASKSERSASTLVVFNVRVATFLRPQVSTAGMS
- a CDS encoding cupin domain-containing protein, producing MKVINLSDYSQFSLEKMKKNNIFQTPRFFCDVYCFEPGQEQKGHVHGDQDKVYVVLEGQGTFTVGSDTQVLGPGQGTLAPAGEPHGVTNHTSARLKVLVFVAPNPS
- a CDS encoding tetratricopeptide repeat protein, encoding MNRAQRRRLEKLQGKPGPSRDSFAVATLLDEAKSHHQAGRLQEAEHAYRLVLQMSPEHPEALHALGLLAYRVGKLDLAGELLGRAVQQHHDHPLYCFNFGVVLQRAGRFEEAISAYQRAISAKPEYVEALTNLGNVYKELGQLARAEQAYRKALRVNPSYADAYNNLGAVLKEQGLVDQAIDAYRQALAVKPGHVEAYNNLGLALMERGEWEKAAAAFEQALRSMPGYVKATYNLGIVSIWRGQFDRALSCLDESARVKQDHGRRVTEILVSKSRLRHDAEQIQYLFKLGILGHDHAVYRDALRRLDQQARESASTATRIRLDQRDLDLVAPSFNRVLHRAACERLPGGAVNPDLDVEAIEARYNAKRPEIIYIDDLLTGEALTAMRRFCLESTIWKKDYENGYLGAFLGDGFATPLLLQIAEELRLKFPGIFKQHRLTQAWAFKYDSRRRGLNVHADAAAVNVNFWITPDEANLDPETGGLVVWDKEAPRDWNFREYNNDRNRQKIFDWLASAGAKAVRIPYRANRAVVFNSDLFHETDRFSFKDEYASRRINITLLYGHRLNA
- a CDS encoding CoB--CoM heterodisulfide reductase iron-sulfur subunit B family protein translates to MALRYALFPGCAAKGATPELYQSTMAIIGRLGIEVVELAAASCCGAGVVTEADPEVALALNARTFAQAEQLGLDVMTICGTCQGVMGPANKRLKSDPALLDRINKLLAQDGITYRGTVQVKHLLWVVVREVGLPRLTREVRIPLSDFHIAPFYGCYILRPSWDLGFDDPENPRSLEKVIKAVGGEPVVYAGRTNCCGFPIILEKEAIAVAMAGTNMKEAKDEGADFMVTPCPLCHMSLDIYQDRAGKAVNANLQLPILHLPQLLGLAMGVPAKDLGVSRHLVPVDSIVRRIEKQRTTSDQPSAFGRQQ
- a CDS encoding PilZ domain-containing protein, whose amino-acid sequence is MTDHGCRFDHRVPDTDWAEVLSHPDRRSLAVGHLKDVSEGGLSLHLPLCLPSGSRIHVKLSRMTNGVIRHFEFAGTIVHVETSGQGYTHGVKFGEMTPAQQTALTDYLCQVEWQYRMAS